From Neospora caninum Liverpool complete genome, chromosome VIII, a single genomic window includes:
- a CDS encoding Zinc finger (C3HC4 type, RING finger) protein,related — translation MEPTGRGGARQRSNSGPVWSLQGGLLGWATAAAACVHSLMTTRSLSEWSHGVESLLIFWIFLVLTSYVAMEVSMRLFVGKLRVFERNRAKEKLLEKAVRKLSPDATPPSRRHIQKRRHPDTHTQGASTDVNICLHVYIYIYIYIYVYVYGHEQIYMCA, via the exons ATGGAGCCGACaggacgcggaggcgcgcgtcAAAGAAGCAACAGTGGTCCCGTCTGGTCTCTTCAGGGCGGGCTGCTGGGCTGGGCGACCGcggccgctgcatgcgttcacTCTCTGATGACCACGAGGTCGCTGTCCGAATGGAGTCACGGCGTCGA GTCTCTCTTGATTTTCTGGATCTTCCTGGTCCTCACCAGCTACGTCGCTATGGAAGTTTCGATGCGACTCTTCGTCGGCAAGCTCAGAGTCTTTGAACGCAACCGGGCGAAAGAAAAACTACTCGAAAAGGCAGTAAGGAAACTCTCTCCCGATGCCACTCCTCCGAGCCGCAGGCACATTCAGAAACGAAGGCACCCAGATACGCACACCCAGGGTGCATCTACGGATGTAAATATATGtttacacgtatatatatatatatatatatatatatatgtttatgttTATGGACATgaacaaatatatatgtgtgcataA
- a CDS encoding Zinc finger (C3HC4 type, RING finger) protein,related has protein sequence MCVSSPLYAHAEACMRGSAFFRALEIMPDAFFVSSLPWQVVALSLACVTVQLSLLVSPSHHMYWSAVVVVTQLLRIVSGSLLVLQQFFVWQQGASGLLHVADLLLFMRIKTAFGVIHQAVRTGQPAPRPQSLEPSVDTVPFLLGRVPCV, from the exons atgtgtgtgtctaGTCCTCtgtatgcacatgcagaggCATGCATGCGAGGCTCCGCCTTTTTTCGCGCCCTGGAGATCATGCCTgacgcgttttttgtctcttctttgccttgGCAGGTTGTGgcgctctccctcgcgtgCGTCACCGTACagctctcccttctcgtcagCCCGTCCCACCAC ATGTACTGGTCAGCTGTCGTGGTGGTTACGCAGTTGCTGCGAATTGTCAGCGGCAGCCTCCTCGTTCTGCAGCAGTTTTTCGTCTGGCAGCAAGGCGCGAGCGGCCTCCTGCACGTCGCTGACCTCCTCCTTTTCATGCGCATCAAAACTGCGTTCGGCGTCATTCACCAAGCTGTCCGTACAGGCCAACCAGCCCCGCGACCCCAGTCTCTCGAGCCATCTGTTGACACCGTTCCGTTCCTCCTGGGCCGTGTCCCTTGTGTGTAA